A part of Deltaproteobacteria bacterium genomic DNA contains:
- the lspA gene encoding signal peptidase II — MDRRLVVSVTACAVVVVDQLVKLLVISRLALHDVVEVVPGFFNLVHVRNPGAAFSILSDGGMVRTVFLVAVTAAALVVIAFLLRSATDRLTVAALSLVAGGAVGNLIDRLRFGEVVDFLDFHAGPYHWPAFNVADSAITVGVVLALSAHYLGGAESGEERRG; from the coding sequence ATGGACAGGCGCCTCGTCGTCTCCGTCACGGCCTGCGCCGTCGTGGTCGTCGATCAGCTCGTGAAGCTTCTCGTCATCTCACGGCTTGCGCTCCACGACGTCGTCGAGGTCGTTCCCGGCTTCTTCAACCTCGTCCACGTGCGCAACCCCGGCGCCGCCTTCAGCATCTTGAGCGACGGAGGCATGGTCCGCACGGTCTTTCTCGTGGCCGTCACCGCGGCGGCCCTGGTGGTCATAGCCTTTCTTCTGCGAAGCGCCACGGACCGGCTCACCGTGGCGGCCCTCTCCCTCGTCGCCGGCGGCGCCGTGGGCAACCTCATCGACAGGCTCCGTTTCGGCGAGGTCGTCGACTTTCTCGACTTCCACGCGGGCCCCTACCACTGGCCGGCCTTCAACGTGGCGGACTCGGCCATCACCGTGGGCGTTGTCCTCGCCCTCTCGGCCCACTACCTCGGGGGCGCCGAATCGGGTGAAGAGCGGCGGGGATAA